Below is a genomic region from Fibrobacterota bacterium.
CCCCGCTCGCCAACCCGCTTACCGCCGCCTTCGCCGTCGCGGCGGCTCCCGATACCGCCCCGCCTACCGCCGCAGCGGCACCCGCTGCCGCGCCGCCCACCGCGCCGGCCACGTCCACCTTGGGGACGTCGATCTTAGGCGCTTCCACCTTTACGTTCAATCCGAATCCCATGCGCCCTTCCTTAAGCCCCGTTGGACGACTTGACGTGCCCGGGCACCGTCTTGGCCGTCGGGTACTTGAGTTTCGAGATCCCGATCTTATAACCGTTCTTCGAGGAGGCCAGGGTGTACTCGCCTTTCACCAGCCCGGTGAAAGAGACGAAGCCATGGGCATCGCAGGTCGAGCTGCCGCCGGTAGGGCCTTTCAGTTCGACTTCGGCGAACGGCACGGGTTGTTTCTTGGCGTCGATGATTTGGACGTGGATGCCGTGGTTCTCGAAATCGTCGGTGTCTTCGACCTTCTCGAGCCAATGCGGGTAAGCGCCCGACGAGGAGGACGTCGTCGCCGCGGGGCGGGGATCGATCTCCTTCTCGAAAAAGAAAGCCTCCAATCTCCGTTCGTCGGCTTCCACGCCGGAAGCGCCGGCAATATCCTTGCAATGCCCATCCACCCCGTGGGCTATCGGCGTTACGGAATCGGCCAGGGTGGTGCCCCTCAAATCCATATAAGCTGCCCGCGGCCGTGCCCGAGTAATAGGGTTTGCCTCCCGCGGGAAGGGCGGAGAGCATCAATTGCATTTCCCGTGTGCCCCAGCGCGACCTGGGCTTCTTGTCCGGGCCGAATTGGTTGAGCCAAAGGCTGGGCATGGACTTGAGATAGGCCGCCAGCATTTGGGCGCGCTCGAAAGCGATCTCCGAACCGGCCATATCCTCGTCTCCGCCGGCATGGCCGACCAGCAGGACCTGGGCCTGCGGAAAGGCCTGGTGCTTGGCGATGATTTTCTTGATCCCCGGCAGGGCCTGGGGGAGCAGGAAGCTTTTATTGGCGTCGAAGATCATTCCCATCAAGCGCACGCGATGGGCGACGTCCTTGGGCCCGCCCACCGGCAAAGGGCCCGATTGGAGTTCGGCGCTGTCGCGGTGCTTGGCCCGGAAAACGTAATTGCAGTTTTCCAGGCTCTTCCCTTTGGCGTCCTTGTAATTCGGGGTCCAGAGCGTGGTATCGGCCTTGGCTTTGCCGCCATCGAGAAACCCGTCCATGGAGGCGATTTTCTCCAGTTCCCCGTTCGGGAGCAAGGCATGCACCGTGAAGCCCACCCGGGTAAGGTGGCTGCTTTCCGGCGGCAACTCCCCTTCCACCGAAAAGCCCATCTTCTGGTTGAAGACTCCGCGTTCCGCGTCCCAGACCGGATTGAAGAGCCGCACGGCGGACTTCTTGACGGGCTCTTCCGGCGGGGGCTCGACCGGGGCCGTATCCAGGAGCCTATCCTCCAGGGAAGATTCCTCCTCCAAGGGTTTATAGGAACGCCCTGCGCCGCCGCTCTTGAATTTCTTGAGCGCCTCGTCCAACGATCGCAACTGCGCTCCGCCCGTCCCGGTGCGCAACGCATCGAACTTGCTTCGGAAGGATTCGCGGTCTTTGTCGATCAAGGCGCGCTCCGAGGGAAAGGCTTCGTAGGGCCGGAAACCGTTCCCGGAGGGGGCGGCGGTTCGGGCGATTCTACCTGCAAACTATTAATCCGGACTATTGATGGCACTGGGATTCGGCCAGGGGCGGTTATCTGGGAGGCCAAGCGGGGCGGGGCCTGGAGGGAATTCGCCCCTCCGAAAAATTCTTGATACAAACCATGGCGTTCAGGCTTCCAATACCGAATAGGCTTTACCGCAGTCTTCTTGGTCATGGCTTGGCTCTTGGGGCGGCATCAGACTCTGATTGAGGAATCTATATAGCCGGACACAAAAGGGATGTGACGGCCATCAACATCCTATCAGGGAGAACCAGGGGTGGATGGGGATTTCGCCAGGACCCTACGGGCGGGCCAAGCCATGGGTAGCCATTCCCTCAGTCTGTCTTGATCCTCGAGACGTGCCTTTGGGATGGCGGGTCCTCGCCATGGATGAAGGCATCGAGGAAAGCGGCTACGGTCACGACTTGATCCACGGGCGGGAACCCCTTGCACCAGATTTGCGCGCCTTTCCTATCCCGGCAATGAATCCGGATTGCCCTTACCCGGGGCCCCCTTCCTCCTACCGTATGGACTTCGAAAGGATCCGGGAGCAACTCCAATGTCCTTTCCAAGGACCCGCGGCGAAGCCGAATCTCACGGGAGCCTCGGACGAAAACGAGGATGGGGGTTATCTCGCGGGGGACGAACTTAAGGGTCAAGAGGCCGGCGGTAAACACGGCGAACGCTCCGAATTGGAACTCCCTGTCCTTGGAGATGCAGAAAACCAGGACCGCAAGGAAAATGGCGAAGACCGCGAAAGCCCGGATATAGGACTTGAGCCTGATGTCGGTCGCCCGGATCTCAAGCCGGTTTCCGTCCATGGATTCGATGGGAAGGGTGTCGTCGAAATCGAATCCGGTTCCCTCCGGCTTCATCGCCTGGCCAGCATCCACGCCACGACGCCGATGTAATAGATCACGAAGACCAAGGCCATGCCTTTGCGCCGGGAGCCGCTTCCGGCGGAAGCGGACCCGCCCTGTAACATGTAAGATACCCCTTGGGCGAAAACCCCCGAGCCTAGCAGGAAATTGGCGAAGAGGGGGCTGCCCGGCGAGTACCCCCGCTTGAGGCAAGCGATGCCGAGGACGAAGGCGCCGGTCACGATGAGCAATAGGCCCAGGTATTTCTTTTGCATGGACTCCGGCTTTCAGCGGACTTGAAGGACGGTGCGGAAGCTTCCCCGATCGTCCGGGTCGCTGTATTGCCGGTTCCTGACCCTCCTGGTTATGCTGCCAGGAACGTTCAATTCCGGGCCCCGCATAACGGCAAGATCGGATCGGGCCGTGAATATGCCGGGCTCAGGTACACCGGCTTCCATTAACGCGATACCCCGGGTGCGGGTATCGTCATGTCCATACGGGTTTTCGCGAATGGACGTCGCGTAATAATTCTCATCGTACCCGTCGTTTACCCATTCTTTGAAATTGTCCAGGAGATCATGAACGCCCCAGGAATCGGGCCGCCCGTAGGCCGCGGGGTGCAATGAAGAGTCGTTGTCGGCGGGGCGATCCGTATCCCCCCCGGAGGCTTCCGCGTATTCATACTCCGCTTCGGTGGGTAGACGATACCCGTTTGCGGTCATGTCCACGGCCAACCCGGTGAGGATGGAGTCCTTGATCACGAGCTCTTTGGAATATCTCCTCTCGACTATCTTGCACCCGGAGAAGCTGTAGACGGGCTTCAGGCCGTCCCGCCGGCTTTTGGCGTTCGCGAAAAGGATGGCCTGATACCAGCTTGGCAACACG
It encodes:
- a CDS encoding carboxypeptidase regulatory-like domain-containing protein, with the protein product MDLRGTTLADSVTPIAHGVDGHCKDIAGASGVEADERRLEAFFFEKEIDPRPAATTSSSSGAYPHWLEKVEDTDDFENHGIHVQIIDAKKQPVPFAEVELKGPTGGSSTCDAHGFVSFTGLVKGEYTLASSKNGYKIGISKLKYPTAKTVPGHVKSSNGA
- a CDS encoding SUMF1/EgtB/PvdO family nonheme iron enzyme — protein: MIRSVSGAIVILMILTLCACRKQEVTLPMPPAPKWKPNRDSVMAHPPKGMRLIKGGTFRMGGLDGPYDSLAEAKHIADSGMSVGISHQLPSHSVVVGDFFMDTAEVTEADWNALLGKPPGDRHGGAYPVLPSWYQAILFANAKSRRDGLKPVYSFSGCKIVERRYSKELVIKDSILTGLAVDMTANGYRLPTEAEYEYAEASGGDTDRPADNDSSLHPAAYGRPDSWGVHDLLDNFKEWVNDGYDENYYATSIRENPYGHDDTRTRGIALMEAGVPEPGIFTARSDLAVMRGPELNVPGSITRRVRNRQYSDPDDRGSFRTVLQVR